From Flavobacterium alkalisoli, the proteins below share one genomic window:
- the ftsH gene encoding ATP-dependent zinc metalloprotease FtsH yields the protein MSKDNKPNKLKVSPWLIYGGIFLMFLAINFSLNGSMLNRSKTISLSKFYEYLDSGQIDKVVSNNSQVEVYLKEEALKSKEHEGVSENFLGELNKGPQYNVNKGPKNEIFDQKLYDARSEGKINDYSVEPESMMGDLLLTLLPIVVLIALWVFMMRRMAGGGTGGGGGQIFNIGKSKAKLFDEKNDIKVTFKDVAGLEGAKEEIQEIVEFLKNPEKYTSIGGKIPKGALLVGPPGTGKTLLAKAVAGEAKVPFFSLSGSDFVEMFVGVGASRVRDLFKQAKEKSPAIIFIDEIDAVGRARGKNNFSGSNDERENTLNQLLTEMDGFGTNTNVIVLAATNRADVLDKALMRAGRFDRQIYVDLPDIRERKEIFEVHLKPLKKSENLDTEFLAKQTPGFSGADIANVCNEAALIAARKDKKSVDKQDFLDAVDRIVGGLEKKNKIITPEEKRAIAVHEAGHATVSWMLEHAAPLVKVTIVPRGQSLGAAWYLPEERSIVRPDQMLDEMCATMGGRAAEKVIFNKISTGALSDLEKVTKQARAMVTIYGLNDKLGNITYYDSSGQSEYNFSKPYSEETAKVIDGEISVLIEDQYKRAINILEENRDKLLKLADILIEKEVIFKDDLEDIFGKRPYERPDAEVVTEA from the coding sequence ATGTCAAAAGATAATAAACCAAATAAGTTGAAGGTAAGCCCATGGCTTATATACGGCGGTATTTTCTTAATGTTTCTGGCTATTAATTTTTCATTGAACGGTTCAATGTTAAACAGGTCAAAAACAATTTCGCTTTCAAAGTTTTATGAATATCTTGACAGCGGACAGATAGATAAAGTTGTTTCAAACAATAGCCAGGTAGAAGTTTACCTTAAAGAAGAAGCTTTAAAAAGCAAAGAACACGAAGGTGTAAGTGAAAATTTCCTTGGAGAACTAAATAAAGGACCCCAATATAATGTAAACAAAGGACCTAAAAATGAAATATTCGACCAAAAGCTTTATGATGCAAGGTCCGAAGGAAAAATAAACGATTATTCTGTTGAACCTGAAAGCATGATGGGCGACCTGTTGCTTACATTACTACCAATTGTTGTACTTATAGCATTATGGGTTTTCATGATGCGAAGAATGGCAGGTGGCGGTACCGGAGGTGGCGGAGGCCAGATATTTAATATAGGTAAATCTAAAGCCAAGCTTTTTGACGAGAAAAACGACATTAAAGTAACTTTTAAAGATGTTGCAGGCCTTGAAGGTGCTAAGGAAGAGATACAGGAAATCGTAGAGTTCCTTAAAAATCCTGAAAAATATACCAGTATAGGTGGTAAAATACCTAAAGGAGCATTACTTGTAGGCCCTCCGGGAACAGGTAAAACCCTACTTGCAAAAGCCGTTGCCGGCGAAGCTAAAGTACCTTTCTTCTCTCTTTCAGGTTCTGATTTTGTGGAGATGTTTGTTGGTGTGGGTGCTTCAAGGGTAAGAGACCTTTTCAAACAGGCTAAAGAAAAATCTCCTGCCATTATCTTTATCGATGAGATTGATGCGGTAGGACGTGCACGAGGTAAAAACAACTTCTCAGGCTCTAACGATGAGCGTGAGAACACACTTAACCAGTTACTAACAGAAATGGATGGTTTTGGCACTAATACAAACGTAATTGTATTGGCAGCTACTAACCGAGCCGATGTACTGGATAAAGCATTAATGCGTGCAGGACGTTTTGACAGGCAGATTTACGTAGACCTTCCGGATATCAGGGAGCGTAAAGAGATTTTTGAAGTACACTTAAAGCCGCTTAAAAAATCGGAAAATCTGGATACAGAATTCCTTGCAAAACAAACACCGGGATTCTCCGGTGCCGATATTGCAAACGTTTGTAACGAGGCTGCACTTATCGCTGCAAGAAAAGACAAAAAATCAGTAGACAAACAGGATTTCCTTGATGCTGTAGACAGGATTGTAGGTGGTCTTGAAAAGAAAAATAAAATTATTACTCCAGAGGAGAAAAGAGCTATTGCCGTACACGAAGCCGGTCACGCAACTGTAAGCTGGATGCTTGAGCACGCTGCACCGCTTGTTAAGGTTACTATTGTACCGCGCGGACAAAGTCTTGGTGCTGCATGGTATCTACCGGAAGAGCGTTCTATTGTAAGGCCAGACCAAATGCTTGATGAAATGTGTGCCACAATGGGCGGACGTGCTGCCGAAAAGGTCATCTTCAACAAGATATCTACAGGAGCACTTAGCGACCTTGAAAAGGTTACTAAGCAGGCAAGAGCAATGGTTACTATTTATGGACTTAACGATAAGCTGGGTAATATTACCTACTACGATTCGTCAGGTCAAAGCGAGTACAATTTCTCTAAACCATACTCTGAAGAGACAGCAAAGGTTATTGACGGAGAAATATCAGTACTTATAGAAGATCAATATAAGAGAGCTATAAATATACTTGAAGAGAACAGGGATAAGCTTTTAAAACTGGCTGATATCCTTATCGAAAAAGAAGTTATATTTAAAGACGACCTTGAAGATATTTTCGGTAAAAGGCCTTATGAAAGACCAGATGCAGAAGTAGTTACAGAGGCATAA
- a CDS encoding lactate utilization protein B/C: MSLFRKIFGTPNDASNEDKNMETSPFLPEKEIPADELFTHNFRKNGGKFLYCDNLTEVHDQFLNILEENDWFECEALCFEPKLYSLLDENKLEYNKPSKPLFLLASCENLIADEGSILFSSNQIKQNKPNELPPNIVIFATTSQILNSKSDGLREIKKKYDREYPTNITTIKYFEKAKEEDFLHYGSAAKNLYLLLLEDM, from the coding sequence ATGAGTCTTTTCAGAAAAATTTTTGGTACCCCCAATGATGCTTCAAACGAGGATAAAAACATGGAAACCAGTCCGTTTTTACCCGAGAAAGAAATACCTGCCGATGAATTATTCACCCACAACTTCAGAAAAAACGGCGGAAAATTTTTATACTGCGACAACCTTACTGAGGTTCACGACCAGTTTTTGAACATTTTAGAGGAAAATGACTGGTTTGAATGTGAAGCTTTATGTTTTGAACCTAAGCTTTATAGTTTACTGGACGAAAATAAACTTGAATACAACAAACCTTCTAAGCCGCTCTTTTTATTAGCAAGCTGCGAGAACCTTATTGCCGACGAGGGCTCTATACTGTTTTCATCAAACCAGATAAAACAGAACAAGCCTAACGAGCTGCCTCCAAATATTGTGATATTTGCTACAACCAGCCAGATTTTAAATTCTAAAAGCGACGGCCTTAGGGAGATCAAGAAGAAATACGACAGGGAATACCCTACCAACATCACCACTATTAAATACTTTGAAAAAGCCAAAGAAGAAGACTTCCTTCATTACGGAAGTGCGGCAAAAAACCTGTACCTTCTTCTGTTGGAAGACATGTAA
- a CDS encoding phosphatidate cytidylyltransferase: MNESVTRTLSGIVYIILLIASTLYSEISFLVLFGLFMLLSVLEFCNLVSFNKLHALLLAALFIIYTLFAKNNLGNNITINLATLIISVTLILDLFKNGASGQRNDTAKAVLLIGYVILPFVLLAKYPFKGAEYNPYLIIGAFIIIWTNDTFAYIIGKTMGRTKLFERISPKKTIEGFLGGLIFALIGSYILSIFYNFQSAAVWMGAGTILVIFGTLGDLVESKFKRVAGVKDSGNIMPGHGGILDRLDSIIFAIPFLFLYYQIINYVS, encoded by the coding sequence ATGAACGAAAGCGTAACAAGGACACTATCAGGAATTGTATACATAATCCTGCTTATAGCCTCTACCCTATATTCCGAAATAAGCTTCCTGGTCCTTTTTGGGCTTTTTATGCTTCTGTCGGTTTTAGAGTTTTGCAATCTTGTTAGCTTCAATAAGCTTCATGCCCTGCTTTTAGCAGCATTATTCATTATATATACTCTTTTCGCAAAAAATAATCTAGGAAACAACATTACCATAAACCTGGCTACATTAATAATTTCGGTCACCTTAATACTGGACCTGTTTAAAAATGGGGCATCAGGCCAAAGAAACGATACTGCGAAAGCAGTACTGCTTATCGGTTATGTAATACTCCCTTTTGTATTACTTGCCAAATATCCTTTTAAAGGGGCAGAATACAATCCTTACCTTATAATAGGTGCGTTTATAATAATATGGACTAACGATACTTTTGCCTATATAATAGGCAAAACAATGGGCAGGACTAAACTGTTTGAACGTATTTCACCTAAAAAAACCATAGAAGGCTTTTTAGGAGGATTAATATTTGCACTTATAGGAAGTTACATACTTAGTATCTTTTATAATTTTCAGTCGGCTGCCGTATGGATGGGCGCCGGAACTATCCTTGTAATCTTCGGTACACTGGGCGATTTAGTGGAATCTAAATTTAAGCGTGTTGCCGGTGTGAAGGACAGCGGTAATATTATGCCTGGTCACGGAGGTATACTTGACAGGCTGGATAGTATTATTTTTGCAATACCTTTTCTATTTTTGTATTATCAAATAATAAATTATGTTTCATAA
- a CDS encoding phosphatidylserine decarboxylase family protein: MFHKEGAKIILGSLVITVAIVLLAEKFIDNYWLLKFIEVFALVFMVLILQFFRNPKRPVDAADHTIIAPVDGKIVVIEEVYEPEYFKDKRLQVSIFMSPINVHVTRYAVNGLVKFSKYHPGKYLVAWHPKASEENERTTVVIENRIFGDILYRQIAGALARRIVNYAKEGMHVVQGTDAGFIKFGSRVDLFLPLGTEINVELNQKAIGGKTIIAKKA; this comes from the coding sequence ATGTTTCATAAAGAAGGAGCCAAAATCATTTTAGGGTCGCTGGTAATTACCGTAGCAATTGTTTTACTTGCAGAAAAGTTTATAGACAATTACTGGCTATTAAAATTTATAGAAGTATTTGCACTTGTATTCATGGTGCTTATACTACAGTTTTTTAGAAACCCTAAACGCCCTGTTGATGCAGCAGACCATACTATTATTGCTCCGGTAGACGGTAAAATTGTAGTTATAGAAGAGGTTTATGAGCCTGAGTATTTTAAAGACAAACGTTTACAGGTTTCAATCTTTATGTCTCCCATCAACGTACACGTAACGCGTTATGCGGTAAACGGACTAGTTAAATTCAGTAAATACCACCCTGGTAAATACCTTGTGGCATGGCATCCAAAAGCCAGCGAAGAAAACGAGCGTACAACTGTAGTTATAGAGAACAGGATATTTGGCGATATACTGTACAGGCAAATTGCAGGTGCACTGGCCAGAAGGATTGTTAACTACGCTAAGGAAGGTATGCATGTGGTTCAGGGTACTGATGCCGGTTTTATAAAATTTGGGTCAAGAGTGGATTTATTCTTACCTTTAGGTACAGAAATAAACGTTGAGCTTAATCAAAAAGCTATAGGCGGTAAAACCATAATAGCAAAAAAGGCCTAA
- a CDS encoding acyl-CoA-binding protein: protein MQEKDLDTLFHEAYEKASNMTEALPQDVMLKIYAYYKQATLGDANKSYYQSYDLRNAFKMNAWMQIRHLSADEAKQYYIDLINSLIK from the coding sequence ATGCAGGAGAAAGATTTAGACACCCTGTTTCATGAAGCTTACGAAAAGGCTTCAAACATGACAGAGGCTTTACCTCAGGATGTCATGCTGAAGATTTATGCTTATTACAAACAGGCAACACTGGGCGATGCTAATAAAAGCTATTATCAGTCTTACGATCTTAGAAATGCTTTTAAAATGAATGCATGGATGCAGATAAGGCATTTAAGTGCAGACGAAGCCAAACAGTATTATATTGATCTTATAAATTCTCTAATTAAATAA
- a CDS encoding superoxide dismutase codes for MKNVKMFFSALVLVASLQSCKEKSDLQEVVEVPEAEKTEAPAMGNPDDVKAEGKFQMVKLGYAYDALEPYIDAKTMETHYSKHHVGYTNKLNKAIAGTPLESKTIEEILKGMDMENKNLRNNAGGYYNHNLYWEIMAPNAGGEPKGALAEAINRDFGSFDSFKEKFSDAATTQFGSGWAWLYVDANGKLAVGQTPNQDNPLMPNVGISGTPVLAIDVWEHAYYLHYQNKRPDYISNFYHVINWDAVAKKFDAATAK; via the coding sequence ATGAAAAACGTAAAGATGTTCTTTTCAGCTTTAGTATTGGTTGCATCACTGCAATCATGCAAAGAAAAAAGTGATCTGCAGGAAGTAGTTGAAGTTCCCGAAGCAGAAAAAACCGAAGCACCGGCTATGGGTAATCCTGATGATGTTAAGGCAGAAGGAAAATTCCAAATGGTTAAGCTTGGTTATGCTTATGATGCTCTGGAACCTTATATAGATGCTAAAACCATGGAAACCCACTACTCTAAACACCATGTGGGCTATACCAACAAATTAAACAAAGCCATAGCAGGAACTCCTCTTGAAAGCAAAACTATCGAGGAAATCCTTAAAGGTATGGACATGGAAAACAAAAACCTTAGAAATAATGCCGGGGGGTACTACAACCATAACCTGTACTGGGAAATTATGGCTCCAAATGCAGGAGGAGAACCTAAAGGTGCCCTTGCAGAAGCTATAAACAGAGACTTTGGTTCTTTTGACAGCTTTAAGGAAAAATTCAGTGATGCTGCCACTACACAATTTGGTTCAGGATGGGCTTGGTTATATGTAGATGCTAACGGTAAACTGGCTGTAGGGCAAACTCCTAACCAGGATAACCCTTTAATGCCTAATGTTGGTATCTCAGGAACTCCTGTATTAGCGATAGACGTTTGGGAACACGCTTACTACCTTCACTATCAAAACAAAAGACCTGACTACATCTCTAATTTTTACCATGTTATAAACTGGGATGCAGTAGCTAAAAAATTTGATGCTGCTACCGCAAAATAA